One part of the Tachysurus fulvidraco isolate hzauxx_2018 chromosome 23, HZAU_PFXX_2.0, whole genome shotgun sequence genome encodes these proteins:
- the psip1b gene encoding trichohyalin isoform X3: MKCVSLHHDFSPGDVVFAKMKGYPFWPARIAVGKAPRNKIPIFFYGTHQTTTLVSKDIVHYWPNKEKYGKPIKRGGFQLAMWEIENDPGVGLKGQKKADMVRKVKEMRKKQRTAEKKTTPKTNEASSSPVDATPLRDDKTPVKDRTTLVKTSTSESPARRQTPSQKRTLSPSEKGTSATPVSKKATTQSKKPTTSKKVILAKKAIVAKSAVKKKDAVRKKIISKAKMAKAKKTTRTKLKINLPVRVKENKTNRERPETRPRTSKGWVKVTDPQLQNPETRPRTSKGWVKVTDPQLQNPETRPRTSKGWVKVTDPQLQNPETRPRTSKAWVKVTDPQLQNPETRPRTSKGWVKVTDPQLKNSKTLPQNAKGWVKVEDPQLQNPETPPHKSKRWVKVTEPQLQNPETRPRKSKGWVKVEDPQLQNPETRTRRSMGWVKVEDPQLQNPETRPRKSRGWVKITDAQLQIPEPRLRTPDTQHRNFKGCVKVTDPPLKTRESRLRNSKGRVQSTGLQLQNTEIQLRARESGLQTPEVELQTFETRLRRPETRLQNTSTLVKVTEQQLQAPETPLSTSETMSEPCPQSQEACLQTPETQRRVPDIQSSVTEMQVQPPEPQLQNPDFQILKPKTWLRVTVPRLQSSETLLRKPEIRLQNLNVSPLRCKNLPSELQDDSPVEPQAATHESIGDPGATPLEPQLITPGEPQHATRVEPQHAALPEVTTRKREAEREGEKRVLRRRTEEQKDRKETPQKKETEKKQRNDERKDRERQRKEEEEIIPAVNISSLAASKRKRKEENRCLLEPEINEAGKRKRQEADKGGQRVLRRRTEEQKGKRDAEEKKEKNSPEVEWTAGEKLGGREYMEEKRKREGDEKKREEQMGERKKNDDGVEKVSKNNREDANEKNEKGEPGTEQKILEKKKQGNKDSVENVTEKMREEEAEKKDTEEEGESREKKAEEEESRGKEMEEIEEESRGKKVEEEEEIQEESRGKEMEEEEIQEESRGKKVEEESRGKEMEEVEMTEKLFEEETKEKQLDDKQTNDYLGDQQINEEERKEKKNKEEEKGEEESESPKQEEMDDEKRKQRSKMLAEKKTSVLKSLQSLVTSTKSRKQTPVINQTEKHDGKDRNEAMERESSGEMVQTDELRKNNREEERVDKLRAPDLSVTDSLLYRLHGDIRISMTLEKPDVNKCLLALDELSSVSVSSRHIQNHSELIDTLRKMRWFRGSEAIMFKASMLYYRFKNIYLIGEPEDKLSPDYIHSLQEARERLEEQHTPQIVAEEENYTHTSNIIQHSHSAAETS, translated from the exons AtgaagtgtgtgtctctgcaccATGACTTCAGTCCAGGTGACGTTGTGTTTGCTAAAATGAAAGGGTATCCTTTCTGGCCTGCTCgg ATTGCTGTTGGAAAGGCTCCAAGGAATAAGATCCCAATCTTCTTTTATGGAACACACCAGac aacAACTCTAGTTTCCAAGGACATTGTGCATTACTGGCCCAACAAAGAGAAATATGGGAAGCCCATCAAACGAGGAGGTTTTCAATTGGCCATGTGGGAGATTGAAAATGACCCAGGGGTTGGTCTCAAAGGTCAAAAG AAGGCCGATATGGTGAGGAAGGTGAAGGAAATGCGGAAGAAGCAGAGGACTGCAGAAAAGAAGACGACTCCGAAGACAAATGAAGCCAGCTCTTCTCCTGTAGATGCAACTCCGTTAAGAGATGATAAAACACCTGTAAAAGACCGCACCACCCTGGTAAAAACCTCCACCTCAGAGTCGCCGGCTAGAAGACAGACGCCAAGCCAAAAGAGGACACTATCACCTTCAGAAAAGGGAACATCTGCCACTCCAGTGTCTAAAAAAGCAACAACTCAATCTAAAAAACCCACCACATCCAAGAAGGTCATCCTGGCCAAAAAAGCCATCGTTGCAAAAAGTGCAGTGAAGAAGAAAGACGCTGTCAGGAAGAAGATTATTTCAAAAGCAAAGATGGCCAAAGCCAAAAAGACAACAAGGACTAAGCTGAAGATAAACCTGCCTGTCAGAGTGAAGGAGAATAAG acaaacagagagagacctGAGACTCGGCCCCGGACGTCCAAAGGTTGGGTGAAGGTCACAGATCCACAGTTACAGAACCCTGAGACTCGGCCCCGGACGTCCAAAGGTTGGGTGAAGGTCACAGATCCACAGTTACAGAACCCTGAGACTCGGCCCCGGACGTCCAAAGGTTGGGTGAAGGTCACAGATCCACAGTTACAGAACCCTGAGACTCGGCCACGGACGTCCAAAGCTTGGGTGAAAGTCACAGATCCACAGTTACAGAACCCTGAGACTCGGCCACGGACGTCCAAAGGTTGGGTGAAAGTCACAGATCCACAGTTAAAGAACTCTAAGACTCTGCCTCAGAATGCCAAGGGATGGGTGAAGGTCGAAGACCCACAGTTACAGAACCCTGAGACTCCTCCCCATAAGTCTAAGCGTTGGGTGAAGGTCACAGAACCACAGTTACAGAATCCTGAGACTCGACCACGGAAGTCCAAGGGTTGGGTAAAGGTCGAAGACCCACAGTTACAGAACCCTGAGACCAGGACCCGGAGGTCCATGGGTTGGGTAAAGGTCGAAGACCCACAGTTACAGAACCCTGAGACTCGACCCCGGAAGTCCAGGGGTTGGGTAAAGATCACAGATGCACAGCTACAGATCCCTGAGCCTCGACTACGAACCCCAGACACACAGCACCGGAATTTCAAGGGATGTGTGAAAGTCACAGATCCACCATTAAAGACCCGAGAGTCTCGGCTACGGAACTCCAAGGGTCGGGTGCAGAGCACAGGGTTGCAGCTACAGAACACTGAGATTCAGCTCCGAGCTCGAGAGTCTGGGCTTCAGACCCCAGAGGTTGAGCTCCAAACCTTTGAGACTCGGTTACGAAGACCAGAGACTCGGCTTCAGAATACCAGCACTTTGGTGAAGGTCACAGAGCAACAGCTTCAAGCCCCTGAGACTCCGCTCAGCACATCAGAGACCATGTCAGAACCATGTCCACAGAGCCAAGAGGCCTGTCTCCAAACCCCCGAAACACAACGAAGAGTCCCAGATATTCAGTCGAGTGTAACAGAGATGCAGGTGCAACCCCCAGAGCCACAGCTCCAGAACCCAGACTTTCAGATACTAAAACCCAAAACTTGGTTGAGGGTTACGGTGCCTCGGCTTCAGAGTTCTGAGACACTCCTGCGCAAACCTGAGATTCGGCTTCAAAACCTCAACGTCTCACCCTTAAGATGCAAAAACCTACCTTCTGAACTACAAGACGACTCTCCAGTTGAACCCCAAGCTGCTACCCATGAATCCATTGGAGACCCAGGGGCAACTCCACTGGAACCCCAACTCATCACTCCAGGTGAGCCCCAACACGCCACTCGTGTTGAGCCCCAACACGCCGCTCTGCCTGAGGTGACAACAAGGAAACGGGAAGCAGAACGTGAGGGAGAAAAGAGAGTGCTGAGGCGGAGGACAGAAGAGCAGAAGGACAGAAAGGAAACGCCTCAGAAGAAAGAGACTGAGAAGAAACAGAGGAATGATGAACGGAAGGATAGAGAGAGGCaaaggaaggaggaggaggagattaTACCAGCTGTCAATATCTCCAGCCTTGCAG ccTCAAAAAGGAAACGAAAGGAAGAGAATCGCTGCCTTTTGGAGCCAGAAATAAATGAGGCAGGAAAGAGGAAAAGGCAAGAGGCAGACAAGGGAGGACAGAGAGTGCTGAGACGGAGGACTGAAGAGCAGAAAGGAAAGAGGGAtgcagaggagaagaaagagaagaattcACCAGAGGTTGAGTGGACGGCTGGAGAGAAGCTGGGGGGAAGGGAGTACAtggaagagaagaggaagagagagggggatgaaaagaagagagaggaacagatgggggagaggaagaagaatgaTGATGGAGTAGAGAAAGTGTCTAAGAATAATAGAGAGGATGCGAATGAAAAGAACGAGAAAGGAGAGCCGGGGACAGAGCAGAAGATTTTGGAGAAGAAGAAACAGGGGAATAAAGATTCAGTAGAGAACGTGACCGAGAaaatgagagaggaagaggcTGAGAAGAAGGATACGGAAGAAGAGGGGGAGTCGAGGGAGAAGAAGGCTGAGGAGGAGGAGTCGAGGGGGAAGGAGATGGAGGAGATTGAGGAGGAGTCGAGGGGGAAGAAagttgaggaggaggaggagattcaGGAGGAGTCGAGGGGGaaggagatggaggaggaggagattcaGGAGGAGTCGAGGGGGAAGAAGGTTGAGGAGGAGTCGAGGGGGAAGGAGATGGAGGAGGTGGAGATGACGGAGAAGTTGTTTGAGGAAGAGACAAAGGAGAAGCAGCTGGATGACAAGCAGACGAATGATTATCTAGGAGATCAACAAATTaatgaggaagagagaaaggaaaaaaagaataaagaagaggagaaaggagaggaggagTCGGAGTCTCCAAAACAAGAAGAGATGGATGATGAAAAGAGGAAGCAA AGGAGTAAAATGTTGGCAGAGAAGAAGACGAGTGTTTTAAAGTCTCTACAGAGTTTGGTCACGTCCACCAAAAGCAGAAAACAGACTCCGGTCATAAACCAAACAGAGAAGCATGATGggaaagacagaaatgaagcgatggagagagagagcagtggaGAGATGGTGCAGACAGACGA gCTGAGGAAAAATaacagagaagaggagagagtgGACAAACTAAGAG ctcctgATCTGTCCGTCACAGACTCTCTGCTGTACAGACTGCATGGTGATATCAGGATCTCCATGACCCTTGAAAAGCCT GATGTGAATAAGTGTTTGTTGGCGCTGGATGAGTTGagttctgtgtctgtttcttcaCGACACATTCAGAACCACAGTGAGCTCATCGACACACTCCGAAag atgcggTGGTTCCGGGGCAGCGAGGCGATCATGTTTAAAGCGTCTATGCTGTACTACCGATTTAAGAACATTTATCTGATCGGAGAACCAGAGGACAAACTCAGCCCTGACTACATCCACTCTCTGCAGGAGGCCAGAGAGAGACTGGAGGAGCAACACACACCTCAGATTGTTGCTG AAGAGgagaactacacacacaccagcaataTTATCCAGCACAg tCACTCTGCAGCAGAGAcaagctga